Proteins encoded in a region of the Gloeocapsa sp. DLM2.Bin57 genome:
- a CDS encoding IS4/IS5 family transposase — MSFSHLDYCQYLLTSPKNYTLTNLAKHQLTVSHDTINKFLRETEISSAIIWENVRPSLKEDGEASLVFDDTVLDKRFSNKIELVRKQYSGNEHRVIKGIGVISCLYVNQNTGEFWVIDYRLYNPDEDGKTKLNHLEEMLLDAVNEKEFPFARVLMDSWYASQKIMALIDNLGKKYYCPLKINRLVDDSLGTEKYKRIDQLVWNNSEIERGKTIKINKFPPDHKVKLFRVTISPNRTEYIATNERVDNSTQEIKDICSNRWKIEEFHREIKQITGIESCQCRKAIIQKNHIACAFLVWNHLKRLATITAKTVYELKNEWFSVHLTQELKSPSIPMKLVRV, encoded by the coding sequence ATGAGTTTTAGTCATTTGGATTACTGTCAATATTTGCTGACTAGTCCTAAAAACTACACTTTAACAAATCTAGCTAAACATCAATTAACAGTTAGTCATGATACTATCAATAAGTTTTTAAGAGAAACGGAAATTAGTTCTGCAATAATTTGGGAAAATGTTAGACCCAGTCTTAAAGAAGATGGTGAAGCAAGTTTAGTATTTGATGATACAGTTTTAGACAAAAGATTTAGCAATAAAATAGAACTCGTGAGAAAACAATATAGTGGAAATGAACATAGAGTTATTAAAGGAATTGGTGTAATATCATGTCTTTATGTTAACCAGAACACAGGGGAATTTTGGGTAATAGATTATCGTTTATATAATCCAGATGAAGATGGGAAAACTAAGTTAAACCATCTAGAAGAAATGTTGCTCGACGCCGTAAATGAAAAGGAGTTCCCCTTTGCTAGAGTGCTTATGGACTCATGGTATGCCAGTCAAAAAATAATGGCATTAATAGATAATTTAGGCAAAAAATATTACTGTCCGCTTAAAATAAATAGATTAGTAGATGATTCTTTAGGCACAGAAAAATATAAAAGAATAGACCAATTAGTCTGGAATAATTCAGAGATAGAAAGAGGAAAAACTATTAAAATAAATAAATTTCCTCCAGACCATAAAGTCAAATTATTTCGGGTTACTATTTCTCCCAATAGAACGGAATATATAGCAACAAATGAACGGGTTGATAATTCAACTCAAGAAATTAAAGACATTTGTAGTAATAGGTGGAAAATAGAGGAGTTTCACAGAGAAATTAAACAAATAACAGGAATAGAATCTTGTCAATGTCGCAAAGCAATTATTCAAAAAAATCATATTGCCTGCGCTTTTTTAGTTTGGAATCATCTAAAAAGACTGGCTACTATTACAGCTAAAACAGTCTATGAACTCAAAAACGAATGGTTTTCAGTTCATTTGACTCAAGAACTAAAGTCACCATCTATTCCCATGAAACTAGTGCGTGTCTAG